A genome region from Arachidicoccus soli includes the following:
- a CDS encoding ATP-dependent Clp protease adaptor ClpS — translation MKSEHLFMNNLNPQQESETEELTATQWPMQLIVWNDEVNTFEWVIETLIEVCNHSQEQAEQCAYIIHTKGKYTVKNGDYELLRPMCDDILDRGINATIEATVS, via the coding sequence ATGAAAAGTGAGCATCTTTTTATGAATAATTTGAATCCACAGCAAGAATCGGAAACAGAAGAGTTGACCGCTACTCAATGGCCAATGCAATTGATTGTATGGAATGATGAAGTGAATACTTTTGAATGGGTAATAGAAACTTTAATCGAAGTATGTAATCATTCTCAAGAACAGGCCGAACAATGTGCCTATATTATTCACACCAAAGGAAAGTATACGGTAAAAAATGGCGACTACGAATTGCTACGCCCTATGTGTGATGATATTTTAGATCGAGGTATCAACGCGACTATAGAGGCTACCGTTTCTTAA
- the aat gene encoding leucyl/phenylalanyl-tRNA--protein transferase, with translation MPLHILSKNLWFPPVEEALSDGLLAMGGDLSLQRLLLAYRNGIFPWYEDEIPLWWAPDPRFILFPQKIKVSKSMRSIIKKEIFRFSYNQHFREVIENCQTINRQNQEGTWITAEIKNAYIDLHKKGYAFSGEAWQGDKLVGGLYGVKLGRVFFGESMFSKFSNASKFAFIQLVQLLIEEGIALIDCQIYSEHLESLGAEMIERKTFQQMLQDLIPITD, from the coding sequence TTGCCACTGCATATTTTATCAAAAAACCTTTGGTTCCCACCGGTGGAAGAGGCATTAAGTGATGGTTTGTTGGCGATGGGTGGCGATCTTTCTTTGCAAAGACTTTTATTAGCCTACCGCAATGGTATATTTCCTTGGTATGAAGATGAGATACCGCTTTGGTGGGCTCCCGATCCGAGATTTATACTTTTTCCACAAAAAATAAAAGTGAGCAAAAGTATGCGTAGTATTATAAAAAAAGAAATATTTCGCTTTTCTTACAACCAGCACTTTCGAGAAGTAATTGAAAACTGCCAAACTATAAATCGACAGAACCAAGAGGGTACTTGGATCACAGCAGAAATAAAAAATGCTTATATAGATTTACACAAAAAGGGATATGCCTTTAGTGGAGAAGCTTGGCAAGGTGACAAGCTTGTTGGGGGCTTGTATGGTGTAAAATTAGGCAGAGTGTTTTTTGGTGAAAGTATGTTTAGCAAATTTTCCAATGCCAGTAAGTTTGCTTTTATACAGTTAGTTCAGCTGTTAATTGAAGAAGGAATCGCTCTAATCGATTGTCAAATTTACAGTGAGCATCTTGAAAGTTTAGGGGCTGAAATGATTGAAAGAAAAACCTTCCAGCAAATGCTTCAAGATTTGATTCCAATCACAGATTAA
- a CDS encoding EamA family transporter encodes MIKNSLYILIAGCSFGILSTIVKIEYGKGYTLGDVSGAQALFGAIILWLFFLLMYNKVIIDKSPRTAKEKFSVAKLLIAGAVSGLISICYYQSVRLIPASIAIILLMQYTWMSMLIEKIFFKSAINKKQIFCVALILIGTFLAAGLLKPQSTTYHLPTAGIIYGLLGGLFYAIFIIANGRVGNHYTSLKKSAIISIGMCIIVFIILPPTFIWNGSFGKVMEWGFPLALFGTVLPPILFAIAIPKIGIPLSSILSSIELPTAVTLAFFILKEDVDFIQVIGVLIILSSIVLINLKKKELVTADLHQAK; translated from the coding sequence ATGATTAAAAACAGTTTATACATTTTAATAGCCGGTTGCAGCTTTGGCATTCTTTCTACTATTGTAAAAATCGAATATGGAAAAGGATATACATTGGGCGATGTCTCAGGAGCGCAAGCTTTATTTGGGGCCATTATTTTATGGCTATTTTTCTTATTAATGTATAACAAAGTCATTATCGATAAGTCACCCAGAACGGCAAAAGAAAAATTCAGTGTTGCAAAACTACTAATTGCCGGAGCTGTTTCCGGGCTTATTAGTATTTGTTATTATCAAAGTGTGCGCCTTATCCCCGCTTCTATTGCAATCATTTTACTGATGCAATATACCTGGATGAGTATGTTAATTGAAAAGATATTTTTTAAATCAGCCATCAATAAAAAACAAATTTTTTGTGTGGCATTAATTTTAATAGGAACATTCCTGGCAGCTGGATTACTGAAACCCCAGTCAACTACGTATCATTTACCCACTGCAGGAATTATATATGGATTATTGGGTGGATTATTTTATGCTATATTTATTATCGCCAATGGTCGTGTAGGCAACCATTATACTTCTTTAAAAAAGAGTGCCATCATAAGTATTGGCATGTGTATAATCGTTTTTATTATTCTTCCGCCTACATTCATCTGGAATGGAAGCTTTGGTAAGGTGATGGAATGGGGGTTTCCATTAGCTCTTTTTGGTACAGTATTGCCGCCCATTTTATTTGCCATTGCCATTCCTAAAATAGGTATTCCTTTAAGCAGTATTTTAAGCTCAATAGAATTACCAACGGCTGTAACACTAGCTTTTTTTATTTTAAAAGAAGACGTAGATTTTATACAAGTCATTGGTGTGCTTATCATTCTTTCTTCTATTGTACTCATCAATTTAAAGAAAAAAGAATTGGTTACAGCGGATCTACATCAGGCAAAATAG
- the priA gene encoding replication restart helicase PriA — translation MSISEINLDFTKEEKPLYAEIIVPLFLPQNYTWQVPHDFQPVVSTGIRVEVALRNKKYTGIVKRIFHDKPEGFNPKPILNVLDDEPLVYEKQLQFWRWMAQYYLCTEGDIMQAAIPSNFKLSSESVLIWNEAFDDSYKDFDDEEFLVAEALQLKNELRLSEVQQILDATHVYPVIKRLIEKQVCFIWEELKQKYKEKKEVFITLHPKFHQEKELESLLNEWSGAPKQMELLLAFLHVQKTEGEVKQPELLKKSGATNAQLKALITKNILLAEKRSVTRLQVLPRQLKIDFELSDAQQKSLDKVKEVFKDQNVCLLHGVTASGKTQLYIKLIEEQLLQGKQALFMLPEIALTAQVIRRIQHHFGGYIAVYHSKFNPNERVELWNKVKSGEIKIVLGARSSLLLPFQDLGLIIVDEEHDASYKQQEPAPRYNARDTAIFYASLFDGARVLLGSATPSIETYFNCKNNKYGLVELMERYENVAMPEILLEDITYLPKENGAPVLLSPAMQTMMQQALDAKKQIILFQNRRGYSPYQICNTCGWIPQCKNCAVSLTYHKGKNKLSCHYCGTDYPVVNTCIACGSHDFTRKKFGTEQIEEAVSEIFLTSNVARMDYDSLRGKYSHDALIKIFEQQKIDILIGTQMVVKGLDFEHVSLVGILDADGMLNFPDFRVNERAFQLMEQVSGRAGRKDGKGKVLVQVSNPNHPVLQFVKKHDYKALYDYEIESRRQFAYPPFSRLIKVTFKHKEQHIAEEAATIMGRALEKNKQMEIVGPAEPLVNRVRNQYLFELLIKMPKDAKMMTHCRRQIMQQIVILQSNKRYARVTILPDVDPL, via the coding sequence ATGAGTATCAGCGAAATAAATCTAGATTTTACAAAAGAAGAAAAACCGCTTTATGCGGAAATCATTGTGCCTTTATTCTTGCCACAGAATTACACTTGGCAGGTTCCGCATGATTTTCAACCGGTCGTATCGACCGGTATTCGGGTAGAAGTGGCTTTGCGTAATAAAAAATATACAGGTATTGTAAAACGTATTTTTCACGATAAACCGGAAGGCTTTAACCCTAAGCCCATATTAAATGTGCTGGACGATGAGCCGTTGGTCTACGAAAAACAATTACAGTTTTGGCGTTGGATGGCGCAATATTATTTGTGCACCGAAGGTGATATTATGCAGGCTGCAATTCCTTCCAATTTTAAATTATCCAGCGAAAGTGTTTTGATTTGGAATGAGGCTTTTGATGATTCCTACAAAGATTTCGATGATGAAGAATTTCTGGTTGCCGAAGCATTGCAATTAAAAAATGAATTGCGTTTATCCGAAGTGCAACAAATTTTGGATGCGACCCATGTATATCCTGTGATTAAAAGATTGATTGAAAAGCAGGTATGTTTTATCTGGGAAGAATTGAAACAAAAATATAAAGAGAAAAAAGAAGTATTCATAACGCTTCATCCCAAATTTCATCAAGAAAAAGAACTGGAATCCCTGCTAAATGAATGGAGTGGAGCGCCCAAACAAATGGAGTTACTATTAGCCTTTCTACATGTTCAGAAGACTGAAGGAGAAGTAAAGCAGCCCGAATTGCTGAAAAAGTCCGGGGCTACTAATGCGCAGTTAAAAGCCTTGATTACCAAAAATATTCTCTTGGCCGAAAAACGCTCTGTAACACGCCTACAGGTCTTGCCAAGACAATTGAAAATAGATTTTGAATTGTCTGATGCGCAACAGAAATCATTGGACAAAGTAAAAGAAGTATTCAAAGATCAAAATGTTTGTTTGTTACATGGTGTTACAGCGAGCGGTAAAACACAATTGTATATAAAACTTATAGAAGAGCAATTGTTACAAGGCAAACAAGCCTTATTTATGTTGCCAGAAATCGCACTCACTGCCCAAGTCATCCGCCGCATACAACATCATTTTGGCGGTTATATTGCTGTTTATCATTCTAAGTTTAATCCCAATGAAAGGGTAGAGTTGTGGAATAAAGTAAAATCGGGGGAGATAAAAATTGTGCTGGGTGCAAGATCGTCTTTATTGTTACCCTTTCAGGATTTAGGGCTAATAATTGTAGATGAAGAACACGATGCATCATACAAACAACAAGAGCCTGCACCACGCTATAACGCCCGTGATACAGCGATTTTCTATGCTTCATTATTTGACGGAGCAAGGGTTTTATTGGGAAGCGCTACTCCTTCTATAGAGACTTATTTTAATTGCAAAAACAATAAATATGGCTTGGTTGAGTTGATGGAACGATACGAAAATGTAGCGATGCCGGAGATCCTTTTAGAAGATATCACATATCTTCCGAAAGAAAATGGGGCACCCGTTTTGTTGTCTCCCGCAATGCAAACAATGATGCAGCAAGCATTAGATGCGAAAAAGCAAATTATTCTTTTTCAAAACAGACGCGGCTATTCACCTTATCAAATTTGTAATACTTGTGGATGGATTCCGCAATGTAAAAACTGTGCCGTATCGCTCACTTATCATAAAGGTAAAAACAAATTAAGCTGCCATTATTGTGGCACCGATTATCCGGTAGTAAATACTTGTATCGCCTGCGGAAGTCATGATTTTACCAGGAAAAAATTTGGTACAGAGCAGATAGAAGAAGCCGTTTCAGAAATTTTTCTAACATCGAATGTTGCAAGGATGGATTACGACAGCTTGCGTGGGAAATATAGTCACGATGCATTAATAAAAATATTTGAACAACAGAAAATAGACATTCTTATAGGCACACAAATGGTCGTAAAAGGGCTCGATTTTGAACATGTAAGTTTGGTAGGCATTTTAGATGCGGATGGCATGTTGAACTTCCCTGATTTTAGAGTAAATGAACGCGCTTTCCAATTGATGGAGCAAGTAAGCGGTAGGGCAGGGCGCAAAGATGGAAAGGGGAAAGTATTAGTGCAGGTATCCAATCCTAATCATCCTGTTTTGCAGTTTGTAAAAAAGCATGATTACAAAGCATTATATGATTATGAAATAGAGAGTAGAAGGCAGTTTGCTTATCCACCTTTTTCACGTCTTATTAAAGTAACCTTTAAACACAAAGAGCAACATATTGCAGAAGAGGCTGCAACCATTATGGGCAGAGCTTTAGAAAAAAATAAACAGATGGAAATTGTTGGTCCTGCTGAGCCATTGGTTAACCGGGTGCGGAATCAATATTTGTTTGAGCTCTTGATAAAGATGCCAAAGGATGCCAAAATGATGACGCATTGCAGAAGACAGATAATGCAACAAATAGTGATACTACAATCAAATAAAAGATATGCGCGTGTAACTATTTTGCCTGATGTAGATCCGCTGTAA
- a CDS encoding helix-turn-helix domain-containing protein, protein MPIIVNLDVMMAKRKISLNELSERVNLTLSNLSILKTGKAKAIRFSTLDAICKALDCQPGDILEYVNEIMTRNLDSHSKS, encoded by the coding sequence ATGCCAATTATTGTAAATTTAGACGTGATGATGGCAAAGCGAAAAATTTCTCTGAATGAGCTATCTGAAAGAGTTAATTTAACATTATCCAACCTTTCTATCTTAAAGACAGGAAAAGCAAAAGCAATTCGCTTTAGCACTTTAGATGCAATTTGTAAAGCATTGGACTGCCAACCTGGCGATATTTTGGAATATGTAAATGAAATAATGACTCGTAATCTCGATAGTCATTCTAAATCTTGA
- a CDS encoding DUF2975 domain-containing protein yields the protein MKRISIVFLQMVVVLMGIVALLIMIRFPLTEGRAANLNLLSIYTDPFILYGYAASIAFFVALYKAFKLLGYIGQNKVFSLYSVKALKRIKYCAIVLSVLIVLAGLYIRLFHNKADDPAGFLAMCILATFASIIVATATAIFEKLLQNAIDMKSENDLTI from the coding sequence ATGAAAAGAATTTCCATTGTATTTCTTCAGATGGTAGTTGTGCTTATGGGCATTGTAGCGCTTCTCATTATGATTCGGTTCCCTTTAACTGAGGGGAGAGCCGCAAACTTAAACCTGCTTAGCATTTACACTGACCCGTTCATCTTGTACGGATATGCTGCATCTATCGCTTTTTTTGTTGCATTATACAAGGCCTTCAAATTGCTGGGATACATAGGACAAAACAAAGTATTTTCATTATATTCTGTTAAGGCTTTGAAGCGTATAAAGTATTGTGCAATCGTACTAAGTGTTTTAATTGTGTTGGCGGGGCTATATATAAGACTGTTTCACAATAAAGCAGACGATCCTGCCGGGTTTCTTGCCATGTGTATCCTGGCTACTTTTGCATCTATAATTGTGGCAACCGCTACGGCCATTTTTGAAAAACTCTTACAAAATGCCATTGATATGAAATCTGAAAATGACTTAACAATTTAA
- a CDS encoding C1 family peptidase, protein MKKLFLSILAISLATTALYAQVDLIKKVNENRTNADANGFKFTKIIDLTYTPVENQGKSGTCWSYSTNSFLESEMIKAGKKPLHLSKIFSARCAYLDKAENYLRMDGNVNYGDGGQAHDVTNMLAKYGAMPESAYTGLIKGATGNDFGNMLDLVKKQLDKWLAAHIIPTNWRDTITAILDAHLGKVPLHFTFEGKSYTPKTFAKEYVGIHPKNYIEIMSQTNTPYWQKTMLMVPDNWEFVSNYYNVPLDDMTKIIDYALKNGYTVEWDTDCTEPYFNWLSSVAIVPPGADTISAMNTTKEEIKDWFSGPKQEMDITPENRQAAYNDKQTTDDHLMHIVGLAKDQNGKEYYIVKNSWGTSNVYKGFLYASKAFINYKTLAIMINKNALSEEMKAKLKL, encoded by the coding sequence ATGAAAAAATTATTTTTATCGATATTGGCTATAAGCCTTGCGACAACTGCATTATATGCGCAAGTAGATTTGATAAAAAAAGTAAACGAAAATCGAACCAATGCGGATGCGAATGGATTTAAATTCACCAAAATAATTGACCTTACATATACACCTGTAGAAAATCAAGGTAAATCGGGTACTTGCTGGAGCTATTCTACCAATTCATTTTTAGAAAGCGAAATGATAAAGGCCGGTAAAAAACCACTACATCTTTCAAAAATATTTTCTGCGCGATGTGCTTATTTGGATAAAGCTGAAAATTATCTAAGAATGGATGGTAATGTTAATTACGGCGATGGTGGTCAAGCACACGATGTAACGAATATGTTGGCAAAATATGGCGCCATGCCCGAATCGGCTTATACTGGTTTAATTAAAGGGGCTACCGGAAATGATTTTGGTAATATGTTAGACTTGGTAAAAAAGCAATTGGATAAATGGTTGGCGGCACATATTATACCTACTAACTGGCGCGATACCATTACGGCCATTTTAGATGCGCATCTTGGAAAAGTACCGTTGCATTTTACTTTTGAAGGGAAAAGCTATACACCCAAAACTTTTGCGAAAGAATATGTAGGCATTCACCCTAAAAACTATATTGAAATAATGTCACAAACCAATACGCCTTATTGGCAAAAAACTATGTTGATGGTACCGGATAATTGGGAATTTGTTTCTAACTATTACAATGTGCCATTGGATGATATGACCAAAATTATTGACTATGCACTTAAAAACGGGTACACTGTTGAATGGGATACCGATTGTACCGAACCCTATTTTAATTGGTTAAGCAGTGTGGCTATTGTGCCGCCAGGCGCTGATACTATTTCTGCAATGAATACAACTAAAGAAGAAATTAAAGACTGGTTTAGTGGTCCTAAACAGGAAATGGATATTACCCCCGAAAATCGTCAGGCGGCATACAACGACAAACAAACTACCGATGATCATTTGATGCATATCGTAGGTTTGGCAAAAGACCAAAACGGTAAAGAATATTATATCGTAAAAAACTCTTGGGGTACCTCTAATGTTTATAAAGGTTTTTTGTATGCGTCAAAAGCGTTTATCAATTATAAAACACTTGCTATAATGATTAATAAAAATGCATTGAGTGAGGAAATGAAAGCAAAATTGAAATTGTAA
- a CDS encoding sigma-70 family RNA polymerase sigma factor, protein MAYEKNNKEARRIIKSWVEEYSNSLYSRAFYKTNHKETAEDLVQDTFLAALQSLPNFKGESNPQTWLMAILNNKINDFYRKRFKQDTKEKEGIFANDIIGAFFNEDETWLPTQKPNNWYEDDDKHILDNLDFVAVLQNCLGSLPELWFSAIRLKYLEQENGSSICQELDISATNFWQILHRAKLQLRKCLEVKWFKQQ, encoded by the coding sequence ATGGCATACGAAAAAAATAATAAAGAAGCTAGACGTATTATAAAATCTTGGGTGGAAGAATACTCAAACAGTCTTTATTCAAGAGCCTTCTACAAGACCAATCATAAAGAGACTGCGGAGGATTTAGTGCAAGACACTTTTTTAGCCGCTCTGCAATCGCTACCTAATTTTAAAGGTGAGAGCAACCCACAAACTTGGCTGATGGCTATTTTAAACAATAAGATTAACGACTTTTACCGTAAGCGGTTTAAACAGGACACAAAAGAGAAAGAAGGCATCTTCGCTAATGATATTATTGGCGCTTTTTTTAACGAGGATGAAACTTGGCTACCAACTCAAAAACCCAACAACTGGTATGAAGATGATGATAAGCATATTTTAGACAATCTTGATTTTGTCGCGGTTCTGCAAAACTGTTTGGGAAGCTTGCCTGAGTTGTGGTTTTCTGCGATACGCTTAAAATATTTAGAACAGGAAAATGGTAGCTCTATCTGTCAGGAATTGGATATTTCCGCGACTAACTTTTGGCAAATATTACATAGAGCCAAATTACAATTAAGAAAATGCTTGGAAGTGAAGTGGTTTAAACAGCAATAA
- a CDS encoding family 20 glycosylhydrolase — protein MDRKKTFKRLLCILSIAFMFVFAQVSFAQQEPSLESRYPLIPYPQELRAQDGFFIFNVKTVIIADKKVFSNEIKQLQSLLGMKLEISETAILKNFIEFKIDPNITKAEGYILDINKNKILISAKDNVGIFRAIETIRQLLPNKIEQLAQDSNADTWSVPAVYIKDFPVYEYRGMHLDVARHFFSFEYLEKFIDRLALYKFNKLHLHLTDDEAWRIEIKKYPKLTEEGAWRSFDGHDSACIARAKATGDPDMEIDPSHIKRINGKEMYGGFYTQKQMKEIVAYAAERHIDIVPEIDMPGHSRMAIKLYPFLACTAGKETGQGFSVPMCPCNENTFTFAENVYSEIFKIFPYKYVHFGADEVNKESWAKSAECKTVMEREQLKNVEELQSYFVRRMEKFFNAHGKKLIGWDEILEGGVTSSAIVMYWRSWVPDAPIIAAKQGNKVIMTPGNPLYFDAIPDKNSLMNVYHFNPIPKGLNKQQAANIIGAQANIWTEYIPTTNRLEFMVYPRMLALSEVLWTKKTNDASFLKRLQYQYKRMDVMGIHYRLPDIAHLLQQNVFTHSDTLNIQSPMRDLTIHYTTDGSMPTLQSPILRKPIIITKSVVYKIDLFTKNGLRGEVNTARFEQQNLMPSIKVKRNYTGLNVAYFEGAFKNVAGMQGIQPTNKWNEVDLNFSKEHIHSGTFGLEFIGVITVPQDGVYSFYLTSDDGSVLKIGDKLVIDNDGLHTAQEKNGQIALQKGSHFFELDFIEGGGGYKLQLQYSMPHSNQKQDVPITWFK, from the coding sequence ATGGATAGAAAAAAAACTTTCAAGCGACTACTATGTATATTAAGTATTGCCTTTATGTTCGTATTTGCACAAGTTAGCTTCGCACAACAAGAACCATCATTAGAAAGCCGTTATCCACTCATTCCTTACCCGCAAGAACTTAGGGCTCAAGACGGTTTCTTTATCTTCAATGTGAAAACAGTAATTATTGCAGATAAAAAAGTTTTCTCTAATGAAATAAAGCAGCTACAATCCCTTTTAGGAATGAAGTTGGAGATATCGGAAACAGCGATCCTCAAGAACTTCATAGAGTTTAAAATAGACCCAAATATAACCAAGGCAGAAGGCTATATCCTGGATATTAATAAAAATAAGATACTTATATCTGCCAAAGATAATGTGGGTATTTTTCGTGCTATTGAAACAATTCGGCAATTACTTCCCAATAAAATAGAACAACTGGCTCAGGATTCAAATGCTGATACTTGGAGTGTTCCGGCAGTTTATATAAAAGATTTTCCAGTATATGAATATCGCGGCATGCATTTAGATGTGGCTAGGCATTTTTTTTCTTTTGAATATTTAGAGAAGTTTATTGACAGATTGGCTTTGTATAAATTTAACAAACTGCACCTGCACTTAACTGATGATGAAGCTTGGAGAATTGAAATTAAGAAATATCCAAAACTTACGGAAGAAGGTGCTTGGCGTAGTTTTGACGGGCACGATTCAGCTTGCATTGCACGTGCGAAAGCAACCGGTGATCCTGACATGGAAATTGACCCTTCTCATATAAAAAGGATAAATGGGAAAGAAATGTATGGTGGTTTTTATACCCAAAAACAAATGAAAGAAATAGTCGCTTATGCGGCAGAACGCCATATTGATATTGTTCCGGAAATAGATATGCCGGGTCATTCTCGCATGGCGATTAAATTATATCCTTTTCTTGCTTGTACTGCCGGGAAAGAGACGGGGCAGGGGTTCTCAGTTCCCATGTGCCCCTGCAACGAAAACACTTTCACTTTTGCAGAAAATGTTTATTCCGAAATATTTAAAATATTCCCTTACAAATATGTGCACTTTGGTGCAGATGAAGTGAATAAAGAAAGTTGGGCTAAATCAGCTGAATGTAAGACTGTGATGGAGAGAGAGCAATTAAAGAATGTAGAAGAACTGCAAAGTTATTTCGTAAGAAGAATGGAAAAATTCTTTAATGCGCATGGCAAAAAATTAATTGGCTGGGACGAAATATTGGAAGGGGGTGTTACTTCGTCGGCCATTGTAATGTATTGGCGTTCCTGGGTGCCCGATGCGCCGATTATTGCGGCCAAACAAGGCAATAAAGTCATTATGACGCCGGGCAATCCATTATACTTTGATGCTATTCCCGATAAAAACTCCTTGATGAATGTCTATCATTTTAATCCGATTCCAAAAGGTTTGAATAAACAACAAGCAGCAAATATTATAGGTGCCCAAGCCAATATTTGGACAGAATATATTCCGACTACGAATCGTTTAGAATTTATGGTCTATCCGCGTATGCTGGCACTTTCAGAAGTTTTGTGGACTAAGAAAACCAATGATGCCTCTTTCTTAAAAAGATTGCAATATCAATACAAAAGAATGGATGTAATGGGTATTCATTATCGCTTACCAGATATTGCGCATCTACTGCAACAAAACGTTTTCACACATTCCGACACCTTGAATATACAATCGCCAATGCGCGACTTAACTATTCATTACACGACCGATGGTTCAATGCCTACATTGCAATCGCCAATTTTAAGAAAGCCAATTATCATTACAAAATCAGTGGTCTATAAGATTGACTTATTTACAAAAAATGGTTTGCGTGGAGAAGTAAATACTGCAAGATTTGAACAGCAAAATTTAATGCCTTCTATCAAAGTCAAACGCAATTACACTGGATTAAATGTTGCGTATTTCGAAGGGGCGTTTAAAAATGTTGCAGGGATGCAGGGAATACAACCGACCAATAAATGGAATGAAGTAGATTTAAATTTTTCTAAAGAACATATTCATTCGGGGACTTTCGGTCTCGAATTTATAGGTGTAATTACTGTACCACAAGATGGTGTTTATTCGTTTTATCTTACATCTGACGATGGTTCTGTTTTAAAAATAGGAGATAAGTTGGTTATTGATAACGATGGATTACACACTGCACAAGAAAAGAACGGACAAATAGCTTTACAAAAAGGCAGTCATTTCTTTGAGTTAGATTTTATAGAAGGTGGTGGCGGCTATAAATTGCAATTGCAATATAGTATGCCTCATAGCAATCAAAAACAAGATGTGCCTATTACCTGGTTTAAATAA
- a CDS encoding carboxypeptidase-like regulatory domain-containing protein, which produces MKTKPFAYLLFIALTTFLSAKKVQAQQQQKVIQLYGIVRANDSSSVLPGASVYIKNTRRGTITNDYGIYSIAVLPGTKIEFSFIGFKSVFYTVPNNVSGDQLLISPMLVQDTSYLPTAIVTSLPTPAEFRRMFLETSIPDDNYAIARQNLNLENMLRQMRYLPMDAQSISNMNARELIRQGSQKGLVPSSGIFNPLAWYDFIRSLKEGGGSK; this is translated from the coding sequence ATGAAGACAAAGCCTTTTGCTTACTTATTGTTTATTGCATTGACAACATTCTTAAGTGCAAAGAAAGTGCAAGCGCAACAGCAACAGAAGGTTATTCAATTATATGGTATTGTGCGTGCTAACGACAGCAGCTCTGTATTACCGGGTGCCAGTGTTTATATAAAAAACACGAGAAGGGGAACCATTACAAATGACTATGGTATTTATTCTATAGCAGTGTTGCCGGGCACAAAAATTGAATTTTCTTTTATAGGATTTAAATCAGTGTTTTATACAGTGCCCAACAATGTAAGTGGCGATCAATTATTAATTTCTCCGATGCTGGTGCAAGACACCAGCTACTTGCCTACGGCTATTGTTACTTCTTTGCCCACACCTGCAGAGTTTAGGCGTATGTTTTTGGAAACCTCCATACCAGACGATAACTATGCCATTGCCCGACAAAACCTTAATTTAGAGAATATGCTTCGCCAAATGCGCTATCTGCCAATGGATGCGCAATCAATTTCAAACATGAATGCTCGTGAATTAATTCGTCAGGGTTCACAAAAAGGACTTGTCCCCAGCTCTGGAATATTTAATCCTTTGGCTTGGTATGACTTTATCCGTTCACTTAAAGAAGGTGGCGGCTCCAAATAA